From one Branchiostoma floridae strain S238N-H82 chromosome 3, Bfl_VNyyK, whole genome shotgun sequence genomic stretch:
- the LOC118412430 gene encoding mothers against decapentaplegic homolog 4-like isoform X2, with product MLAMSSSNSVTSNDACLSIVHSLMCHRQGGETETFAKRAIESLVKKLKEKKDELDSLITAITTNGAHPSKCVTIQRTLDGRLQVAGRKVFPHVIYAKIWRWPDLHKNELKHVKFCKFAFDIKADYVCVNPYHYERVVSPAIDLSGLTLQHTAPPSRLVKDEFVHECVQVEGNQYNTPGTSDSSQSIQTIQHTSNHTQSRPDSFPHPMLSAPHSVSSAAPVTNGFGMSHSDPNGLNRPGPSMVGFGAPPHSDSVFTHIAVPSGPGPSMAQQQQAPPQQATPGPSTLESTTVATQPSTPFRSNTTTWAGNNTATYTQNMAPEGSLAPPPYWAGGGAGNSQLHSDASLANMPLSSRPGPEYWCSIAYFEMDVQVGEIFKVPSSCPTVTVDGYTDPSGIDRFCLGQLSNVHRTEASERARLHIGKGVQLDLRGEGDVWVRCLSDHAVFVQSYYLDREAGRAPGDAVHKIYPSAYIKVFDLRQCHRQMQQQAATAQAAAAAQAAAVAGNVPGPGSVGGIAPAIGVLSDLGLSSAASIGVDDLRRLCILRMSFVKGWGPDYPRQSIKQTPCWIEIHLHRALQLLDEVLHTMPLTGGDPRHLD from the exons ATGCTAGCGATGTCTAGTTCAAACTCAGTGACGAGTAACGATGCCTGTTTGAGCATCGTGCACAGTCTCATGTGCCACAGGCAAGGAGGAGAGACCGAAACATTCGCCAAGAGAGCCATAGAGAGCCTCgtgaagaaactgaaagagAAGAAAGATGAACTGGACAGTTTGATCACAGCGATCACCACAAACGGGGCACATCCCAGCAAGTGTGTCACCATCCAGAGGACACTGGACGGGAGATTACAG GTAGCGGGACGGAAAGTTTTCCCACACGTAATATACGCCAAGATATGGCGCTGGCCCGACCTGCACAAAAACGAGCTAAAACACGTCAAGTTCTGCAAGTTCGCTTTCGACATTAAGGCGgactatgtgtgtgtgaatcCGTACCATTATGAGAGGGTAGTGTCGCCAGCCATCG ACCTTTCTGGGCTGACATTGCAGCACACAG CTCCTCCCAGTAGACTTGTGAAGGATGAGTTTGTTCACGAGTGTGTGCAGGTGGAGGGGAACCAGTACAACACACCGGGAACCTCCGACTCCTCCCAGTCCATCCAGACTATACAACACACCTCCAACCACACACAGAGTCGGCCTGACAGCTTCCCACATCCCATGTTATCAGCACCACACTCAG ttTCCTCAGCTGCCCCTGTCACCAATGGTTTTGGGATGTCCCACTCTGACCCTAATGGCCTGAACAGACCAG GTCCGAGCATGGTTGGTTTCGGGGCGCCCCCTCACTCAGACAGTGTCTTCACACACATTGCAGTGCCGTCAGGCCCGGGGCCTTCCATGGCACAGCAACAGCAGGCACCTCCGCAGCAGGCAACCCCGGGGCCTTCCACTCTGGAGTCTACCACTGTCGCTACCCAGCCCTCCACACCCTTCAGAA GCAACACGACGACTTGGGCaggaaacaacacagcgacgTACACACAGAACATGGCGCCAGAGGGCAGCCTGGCACCGCCACCATACTGGG CTGGAGGTGGTGCTGGGAACAGCCAGCTCCACAGCGATGCATCTCTGGCAAACATGCCGCTGTCATCACGACCTG GCCCTGAATACTGGTGCTCTATTGCCTACTTTGAGATGGATGTCCAAGTTGGTGAAATTTTCAAGGTCCCGTCCAGCTGTCCAACAGTGACTGTGGACGGGTACACGGATCCGTCAGGCATCGACAGGTTCTGCCTCGGACAGCTCTCCAACGTGCACAGGACAGAGGCCAGTGAAAGAGCAAG GTTACATATTGGGAAGGGTGTACAGCTGGACCTGAGAGGGGAGGGTGACGTCTGGGTCAGATGTCTCAGCGACCACGCCGTCTTCGTGCAGAGCTATTACCTGGACCGTGAGGCGGGACGAGCGCCGGGCGACGCTGTGCACAAGATCTATCCCAGTGCTTACATCAAG GTGTTTGACCTGCGCCAGTGCCACCGCCAGATGCAGCAGCAGGCGGCAACAGCACAAGCAGCTGCAGCCGCTCAGGCCGCAGCTGTGGCGGGGAACGTGCCCGGGCCGGGGTCCGTGGGTGGGATCGCTCCTGCCATCG GGGTTCTTTCAGATCTGGGCCTGTCGTCTGCGGCGAGTATAGGGGTGGACGACCTCAGGCGGCTCTGCATCCTGCGAATGAGCTTCGTGAAGGGCTGGGGCCCGGACTACCCACGACAGAGCATCAAACAGACGCCCTGCTGGATCGAGATCCACCTGCACCGCGCCCTGCAGCTATTGGACGAGGTTTTACACACGATGCCGCTAACAGGAGGCGATCCACGGCACCTGGACTAG
- the LOC118412430 gene encoding mothers against decapentaplegic homolog 4-like isoform X1 produces the protein MLAMSSSNSVTSNDACLSIVHSLMCHRQGGETETFAKRAIESLVKKLKEKKDELDSLITAITTNGAHPSKCVTIQRTLDGRLQVAGRKGFPHVIYARIWRWPDLHKNELKHVKYCQYAFDLKADSVCVNPYHYERVVSPGIDLSGLTLQHTAPPSRLVKDEFVHECVQVEGNQYNTPGTSDSSQSIQTIQHTSNHTQSRPDSFPHPMLSAPHSVSSAAPVTNGFGMSHSDPNGLNRPGPSMVGFGAPPHSDSVFTHIAVPSGPGPSMAQQQQAPPQQATPGPSTLESTTVATQPSTPFRSNTTTWAGNNTATYTQNMAPEGSLAPPPYWAGGGAGNSQLHSDASLANMPLSSRPGPEYWCSIAYFEMDVQVGEIFKVPSSCPTVTVDGYTDPSGIDRFCLGQLSNVHRTEASERARLHIGKGVQLDLRGEGDVWVRCLSDHAVFVQSYYLDREAGRAPGDAVHKIYPSAYIKVFDLRQCHRQMQQQAATAQAAAAAQAAAVAGNVPGPGSVGGIAPAIGVLSDLGLSSAASIGVDDLRRLCILRMSFVKGWGPDYPRQSIKQTPCWIEIHLHRALQLLDEVLHTMPLTGGDPRHLD, from the exons ATGCTAGCGATGTCTAGTTCAAACTCAGTGACGAGTAACGATGCCTGTTTGAGCATCGTGCACAGTCTCATGTGCCACAGGCAAGGAGGAGAGACCGAAACATTCGCCAAGAGAGCCATAGAGAGCCTCgtgaagaaactgaaagagAAGAAAGATGAACTGGACAGTTTGATCACAGCGATCACCACAAACGGGGCACATCCCAGCAAGTGTGTCACCATCCAGAGGACACTGGACGGGAGATTACAG GTTGCAGGCAGAAAGGGTTTCCCCCACGTTATCTATGCTCGGATTTGGAGATGGCCCGATCTGCACAAAAACGAGCTCAAACATGTCAAATATTGCCAGTATGCTTTCGACTTGAAGGCTGACAGTGTGTGTGTAAACCCCTACCATTATGAGAGAGTGGTATCACCCGGAATAG ACCTTTCTGGGCTGACATTGCAGCACACAG CTCCTCCCAGTAGACTTGTGAAGGATGAGTTTGTTCACGAGTGTGTGCAGGTGGAGGGGAACCAGTACAACACACCGGGAACCTCCGACTCCTCCCAGTCCATCCAGACTATACAACACACCTCCAACCACACACAGAGTCGGCCTGACAGCTTCCCACATCCCATGTTATCAGCACCACACTCAG ttTCCTCAGCTGCCCCTGTCACCAATGGTTTTGGGATGTCCCACTCTGACCCTAATGGCCTGAACAGACCAG GTCCGAGCATGGTTGGTTTCGGGGCGCCCCCTCACTCAGACAGTGTCTTCACACACATTGCAGTGCCGTCAGGCCCGGGGCCTTCCATGGCACAGCAACAGCAGGCACCTCCGCAGCAGGCAACCCCGGGGCCTTCCACTCTGGAGTCTACCACTGTCGCTACCCAGCCCTCCACACCCTTCAGAA GCAACACGACGACTTGGGCaggaaacaacacagcgacgTACACACAGAACATGGCGCCAGAGGGCAGCCTGGCACCGCCACCATACTGGG CTGGAGGTGGTGCTGGGAACAGCCAGCTCCACAGCGATGCATCTCTGGCAAACATGCCGCTGTCATCACGACCTG GCCCTGAATACTGGTGCTCTATTGCCTACTTTGAGATGGATGTCCAAGTTGGTGAAATTTTCAAGGTCCCGTCCAGCTGTCCAACAGTGACTGTGGACGGGTACACGGATCCGTCAGGCATCGACAGGTTCTGCCTCGGACAGCTCTCCAACGTGCACAGGACAGAGGCCAGTGAAAGAGCAAG GTTACATATTGGGAAGGGTGTACAGCTGGACCTGAGAGGGGAGGGTGACGTCTGGGTCAGATGTCTCAGCGACCACGCCGTCTTCGTGCAGAGCTATTACCTGGACCGTGAGGCGGGACGAGCGCCGGGCGACGCTGTGCACAAGATCTATCCCAGTGCTTACATCAAG GTGTTTGACCTGCGCCAGTGCCACCGCCAGATGCAGCAGCAGGCGGCAACAGCACAAGCAGCTGCAGCCGCTCAGGCCGCAGCTGTGGCGGGGAACGTGCCCGGGCCGGGGTCCGTGGGTGGGATCGCTCCTGCCATCG GGGTTCTTTCAGATCTGGGCCTGTCGTCTGCGGCGAGTATAGGGGTGGACGACCTCAGGCGGCTCTGCATCCTGCGAATGAGCTTCGTGAAGGGCTGGGGCCCGGACTACCCACGACAGAGCATCAAACAGACGCCCTGCTGGATCGAGATCCACCTGCACCGCGCCCTGCAGCTATTGGACGAGGTTTTACACACGATGCCGCTAACAGGAGGCGATCCACGGCACCTGGACTAG
- the LOC118412430 gene encoding mothers against decapentaplegic homolog 4-like isoform X3, with amino-acid sequence MLAMSSSNSVTSNDACLSIVHSLMCHRQGGETETFAKRAIESLVKKLKEKKDELDSLITAITTNGAHPSKCVTIQRTLDGRLQVAGRKGFPHVIYARIWRWPDLHKNELKHVKYCQYAFDLKADSVCVNPYHYERVVSPGIDLSGLTLQHTAPPSRLVKDEFVHECVQVEGNQYNTPGTSDSSQSIQTIQHTSNHTQSRPDSFPHPMLSAPHSVSSAAPVTNGFGMSHSDPNGLNRPGPSMVGFGAPPHSDSVFTHIAVPSGPGPSMAQQQQAPPQQATPGPSTLESTTVATQPSTPFRSNTTTWAGNNTATYTQNMAPEGSLAPPPYWAGGGAGNSQLHSDASLANMPLSSRPGPEYWCSIAYFEMDVQVGEIFKVPSSCPTVTVDGYTDPSGIDRFCLGQLSNVHRTEASERARLHIGKGVQLDLRGEGDVWVRCLSDHAVFVQSYYLDREAGRAPGDAVHKIYPSAYIKVFDLRQCHRQMQQQAATAQAAAAAQAAAVAGNVPGPGSVGGIAPAIDLGLSSAASIGVDDLRRLCILRMSFVKGWGPDYPRQSIKQTPCWIEIHLHRALQLLDEVLHTMPLTGGDPRHLD; translated from the exons ATGCTAGCGATGTCTAGTTCAAACTCAGTGACGAGTAACGATGCCTGTTTGAGCATCGTGCACAGTCTCATGTGCCACAGGCAAGGAGGAGAGACCGAAACATTCGCCAAGAGAGCCATAGAGAGCCTCgtgaagaaactgaaagagAAGAAAGATGAACTGGACAGTTTGATCACAGCGATCACCACAAACGGGGCACATCCCAGCAAGTGTGTCACCATCCAGAGGACACTGGACGGGAGATTACAG GTTGCAGGCAGAAAGGGTTTCCCCCACGTTATCTATGCTCGGATTTGGAGATGGCCCGATCTGCACAAAAACGAGCTCAAACATGTCAAATATTGCCAGTATGCTTTCGACTTGAAGGCTGACAGTGTGTGTGTAAACCCCTACCATTATGAGAGAGTGGTATCACCCGGAATAG ACCTTTCTGGGCTGACATTGCAGCACACAG CTCCTCCCAGTAGACTTGTGAAGGATGAGTTTGTTCACGAGTGTGTGCAGGTGGAGGGGAACCAGTACAACACACCGGGAACCTCCGACTCCTCCCAGTCCATCCAGACTATACAACACACCTCCAACCACACACAGAGTCGGCCTGACAGCTTCCCACATCCCATGTTATCAGCACCACACTCAG ttTCCTCAGCTGCCCCTGTCACCAATGGTTTTGGGATGTCCCACTCTGACCCTAATGGCCTGAACAGACCAG GTCCGAGCATGGTTGGTTTCGGGGCGCCCCCTCACTCAGACAGTGTCTTCACACACATTGCAGTGCCGTCAGGCCCGGGGCCTTCCATGGCACAGCAACAGCAGGCACCTCCGCAGCAGGCAACCCCGGGGCCTTCCACTCTGGAGTCTACCACTGTCGCTACCCAGCCCTCCACACCCTTCAGAA GCAACACGACGACTTGGGCaggaaacaacacagcgacgTACACACAGAACATGGCGCCAGAGGGCAGCCTGGCACCGCCACCATACTGGG CTGGAGGTGGTGCTGGGAACAGCCAGCTCCACAGCGATGCATCTCTGGCAAACATGCCGCTGTCATCACGACCTG GCCCTGAATACTGGTGCTCTATTGCCTACTTTGAGATGGATGTCCAAGTTGGTGAAATTTTCAAGGTCCCGTCCAGCTGTCCAACAGTGACTGTGGACGGGTACACGGATCCGTCAGGCATCGACAGGTTCTGCCTCGGACAGCTCTCCAACGTGCACAGGACAGAGGCCAGTGAAAGAGCAAG GTTACATATTGGGAAGGGTGTACAGCTGGACCTGAGAGGGGAGGGTGACGTCTGGGTCAGATGTCTCAGCGACCACGCCGTCTTCGTGCAGAGCTATTACCTGGACCGTGAGGCGGGACGAGCGCCGGGCGACGCTGTGCACAAGATCTATCCCAGTGCTTACATCAAG GTGTTTGACCTGCGCCAGTGCCACCGCCAGATGCAGCAGCAGGCGGCAACAGCACAAGCAGCTGCAGCCGCTCAGGCCGCAGCTGTGGCGGGGAACGTGCCCGGGCCGGGGTCCGTGGGTGGGATCGCTCCTGCCATCG ATCTGGGCCTGTCGTCTGCGGCGAGTATAGGGGTGGACGACCTCAGGCGGCTCTGCATCCTGCGAATGAGCTTCGTGAAGGGCTGGGGCCCGGACTACCCACGACAGAGCATCAAACAGACGCCCTGCTGGATCGAGATCCACCTGCACCGCGCCCTGCAGCTATTGGACGAGGTTTTACACACGATGCCGCTAACAGGAGGCGATCCACGGCACCTGGACTAG
- the LOC118412437 gene encoding protein ERGIC-53-like has product MAATGRLVDAFLLIFFVFLGSTSSQTPHKRFEYKLSFKGPHLVQKNGKIPFWDYSGHAIASDEQVRITPSLRSKRGNVWSTYINGHDHWYIEVTIRVTGRGRIGADGLAIWYTKTRGVDGPVYGSSDRWNGVGVFFDSFDNDNQHNNPYVLVMQNDGTKSYNHANDGLTQQLGGCLRDFRNKPYPVRAKLEYYQNRLTLWYNNGMTPNKDEYELCMQAHEVHLEKGGFFGVSAATGGLADDHDVLSFLFYSLTPPTSEVPGKEGFITDEERERFTGEFDQYQQKFEKQREEYVKEHPDAQVEAEFDAVFEREEERELRLIFEGQEKIHKTVRDLQRKLDEIIGRQERTLSLVSTVQQNMPSAGSVQPASGGGGQPAPAMPIQRHEVDAVLSAQRELTQGLRDLRSKVDTIHNRAATIETNQQRQLQGQGQGGGGGGGGPDFDPLILPELRDNLHHVKRDVSSLLIQRPGSQQLSCPPIPEYPQCITPVYFLVLIFVQSALFVVYLAYKSKQEAANKKFY; this is encoded by the exons ATGGCGGCCACCGGCAGACTTGTGGACGCctttctcctcattttcttcGTTTTTCTCGGCTCTACTTCTTCCCAAACTCCTCACAAAAGGTTCGAATACAAGCTGAGCTTCAAAGGACCACATCTTGTGCAAAAGAACGGGAAAATCCCGTTTTGGGACTACTCAGGCC atGCTATTGCAAGCGATGAACAAGTTCGGATCACCCCGTCCCTCCGTAGTAAGAGAG GTAACGTGTGGAGTACGTACATCAACGGACATGACCACTGGTACATCGAGGTCACCATCAGGGTCACGGGGAGAGGTCGGATAGGAGCAGATGGTCTG GCTATTTGGTACACAAAGACAAGAGGAGTGGACGGGCCGGTTTACGGGAGCAGTGACAGGTGGAACGGGGTTGGCGTTTTCTTTGACTCCTTCGACAATGACAACCAG CACAACAACCCATATGTGCTGGTTATGCAGAACGATGGAACCAAATCGTACAACCATGCCAA TGATGGCCTGACACAGCAGCTTGGTGGATGTCTGCGAGACTTCAGGAACAAGCCTTACCCTGTCCGCGCCAAGTTGGAGTACTACCAGAACAGGCTCACG CTGTGGTATAACAACGGAATGACTCCCAACAAGGATGAGTACGAGCTGTGTATGCAGGCACACGAGGTCCACCTTGAGAAGGGGGGCTTCTTTGGGGTTTCAGCAGCCACTGGAGGACTAGCAG ATGACCATGATGTGCTGTCCTTCCTGTTCTACAGCCTGACACCCCCCACATCAGAAGTG CCCGGAAAGGAAGGTTTCATCACAGATGAAGAGAGGGAGAGATTCACTGGAGAGTTTGACCAGTACCAGCAGAAATTTGAGAAACAAAGAGAAGA GTATGTCAAGGAACATCCTGATGCACAAGTGGAAGCAGAATTTGATGCTGTG TTTGAACGTGAGGAGGAAAGGGAACTGAGGCTGATTTTCGAGGGTCAGGAGAAAATCCACAAGACAGTGAG GGACTTGCAGAGGAAGCTGGATGAGATCATTGGTCGACAGGAGCGAACGCTGTCCCTGGTGAGCACGGTACAGCAGAACATGCCGTCTGCGGGCAGCGTCCAGCCTGCGTCGGGTGGAGGGGGCCAGCCGGCTCCAGCGATGCCCATCCAGAGGCACGAGGTGGACGCTGTACTGTCTGCACAgagagaactcacacagggccTCAGGGATCTCAG ATCCAAAGTAGACACAATCCACAACCGAGCGGCGACGATTGAGACGAACCAGCAGCGTCAGCtccagggtcagggtcagggtggtggtggtggtgggggtggGCCAGACTTTGATCCCTTGATCCTGCCTGAGCTGAGAGACAACCTGCACCATGTCAAGAGGGACGTCAGCTCGCTCCTTATACAGAGACCT GGTTCTCAGCAGCTGTCCTGTCCCCCTATACCCGagtacccacaatgcatcacaccAGTGTACTTCCTGGTTCTAATATTTGTGCAGTCAGCATTGTTCGTCGTCTACTTAGCCTACAA